In one Balaenoptera musculus isolate JJ_BM4_2016_0621 chromosome 20, mBalMus1.pri.v3, whole genome shotgun sequence genomic region, the following are encoded:
- the GCGR gene encoding glucagon receptor isoform X3, with protein MPPILPRCPHLLLLLLLACQPQAPSAQVMDFLFEKWKLYGDQCLHNLSLLPPPTELVCNRTFDKYSCWPDTPPNTTANISCPWYLPWHHKVQHRLVFKRCGPDGQWVRGPRGQPWRNASQCQMDDKELEVQKEVAKMYSSFQVMYTVGYSLSLGALLLALAILLGLSKLHCTRNYIHVNLFASFVLKASSVLVIDTLLKTRYSQRIGDDLSVSIWLSDGAVAGCRVAAVFMQYGVVANYCWLLVEGVYLHSLLGFATIPERSCFPLYLGIGWGAPMLFVTPWVVVKCLFENIQCWTSNDNMGFWWILRFPVFLAILINFFIFIRILHLLVAKLRAHQMRYTDYKFRSFQGLLVAVLYCFLNKEALGLARPACPPQVQSELLRRWHRWREGKALQEERHVSSHTARPTGGPPSEKLLLSRGGGSNRTSQDPSAETHLAGGLPGLAENPF; from the exons ATGCCCCCCATCCTGCCACgctgcccccacctcctcctgcttctgctgCTGGCCTGCCAG CCGCAGGCCCCCTCCGCTCAGGTGATGGACTTCCTGTTTGAGAAGTGGAAGCTCTATGGCGACCAGTGTCTCCACAACCTGAGCCTTCTGCCCCCCCCAACTG AGCTGGTCTGTAATAGAACCTTTGACAAATATTCCTGCTGGCCGGACACCCCTCCCAACACCACAGCCAACATCTCCTGCCCCTGGTACCTGCCCTGGCACCACAAAG TGCAGCACCGCCTCGTCTTCAAGAGATGTGGGCCTGATGGGCAGTGGGTACGTGGGCCGCGGGGGCAGCCATGGCGAAATGCCTCCCAGTGCCAGATGGACGACAAGGAGCTTGAGGTCCAG AAGGAGGTGGCCAAGATGTACAGCAGCTTCCAGGTGATGTACACCGTGGGCTACTCCCTGTCCCTGGGGGCCCTGCTCCTAGCCCTGGCCATCCTGCTAGGCCTCAG CAAGCTGCACTGCACCCGAAACTACATCCACGTGAACCTGTTCGCGTCCTTTGTGCTCAAGGCCAGCTCTGTGCTGGTCATCGACACGCTGCTCAAGACCCGCTACAGCCAGAGGATTGGGGACGACCTCAGCGTGAGCATCTGGCTGAGTGATGGG GCAGTGGCCGGCTGCCGGGTGGCCGCGGTGTTCATGCAGTACGGCGTCGTGGCCAACTACTGCTGGCTGCTGGTGGAGGGCGTGTACTTGCACAGCCTGCTGGGCTTCGCCACCATCCCTGAAAGGAGCTGCTTCCCCCTCTACCTGGGCATCGGCTGGG GTGCCCCCATGCTGTTCGTCACCCCCTGGGTGGTGGTCAAGTGTCTGTTTGAGAACATCCA GTGCTGGACCAGCAATGACAACATGGGCTTCTGGTGGATCCTGCGCTTCCCCGTCTTCCTGGCCATCCTG atcaacTTCTTCATCTTCATCCGCATCCTTCACCTCCTGGTGGCCAAGCTGCGAGCCCATCAGATGCGCTATACTGACTACAAATTCCG CTCCTTCCAG GGCCTGCTGGTGGCTGTTCTCTACTGTTTCCTCAACAAGGAG GCCCTGGGACTGGCCCGACCCGCCTGCCCACCCCAGGTGCAGTCGGAGTTGCTGCGGCGCTGGCACCGCTGGCGCGAGGGCAAAGCACTGCAGGAGGAGCGCCATGTCAGCAGCCACACGGCCAGGCCCACTGGTGGCCCCCCCAGTGAGAAGCTGCTGCTCTCGAGGGGCGGTGGCAGCAACAGGACTAGCCAGGACCCCTCTGCGGAGACCCACTTGGCTGGCGGCCTCCCTGGATTGGCTGAGAACCCCTTCTGA
- the GCGR gene encoding glucagon receptor isoform X2, protein MPPILPRCPHLLLLLLLACQPQAPSAQVMDFLFEKWKLYGDQCLHNLSLLPPPTELVCNRTFDKYSCWPDTPPNTTANISCPWYLPWHHKVQHRLVFKRCGPDGQWVRGPRGQPWRNASQCQMDDKELEVQKEVAKMYSSFQVMYTVGYSLSLGALLLALAILLGLSKLHCTRNYIHVNLFASFVLKASSVLVIDTLLKTRYSQRIGDDLSVSIWLSDGAVAGCRVAAVFMQYGVVANYCWLLVEGVYLHSLLGFATIPERSCFPLYLGIGWGAPMLFVTPWVVVKCLFENIQCWTSNDNMGFWWILRFPVFLAILINFFIFIRILHLLVAKLRAHQMRYTDYKFRLAKSTLTLIPLLGVHEVVFAFVTDEHAQGTLRSAKLFFDLFFSSFQGLLVAVLYCFLNKEVQSELLRRWHRWREGKALQEERHVSSHTARPTGGPPSEKLLLSRGGGSNRTSQDPSAETHLAGGLPGLAENPF, encoded by the exons ATGCCCCCCATCCTGCCACgctgcccccacctcctcctgcttctgctgCTGGCCTGCCAG CCGCAGGCCCCCTCCGCTCAGGTGATGGACTTCCTGTTTGAGAAGTGGAAGCTCTATGGCGACCAGTGTCTCCACAACCTGAGCCTTCTGCCCCCCCCAACTG AGCTGGTCTGTAATAGAACCTTTGACAAATATTCCTGCTGGCCGGACACCCCTCCCAACACCACAGCCAACATCTCCTGCCCCTGGTACCTGCCCTGGCACCACAAAG TGCAGCACCGCCTCGTCTTCAAGAGATGTGGGCCTGATGGGCAGTGGGTACGTGGGCCGCGGGGGCAGCCATGGCGAAATGCCTCCCAGTGCCAGATGGACGACAAGGAGCTTGAGGTCCAG AAGGAGGTGGCCAAGATGTACAGCAGCTTCCAGGTGATGTACACCGTGGGCTACTCCCTGTCCCTGGGGGCCCTGCTCCTAGCCCTGGCCATCCTGCTAGGCCTCAG CAAGCTGCACTGCACCCGAAACTACATCCACGTGAACCTGTTCGCGTCCTTTGTGCTCAAGGCCAGCTCTGTGCTGGTCATCGACACGCTGCTCAAGACCCGCTACAGCCAGAGGATTGGGGACGACCTCAGCGTGAGCATCTGGCTGAGTGATGGG GCAGTGGCCGGCTGCCGGGTGGCCGCGGTGTTCATGCAGTACGGCGTCGTGGCCAACTACTGCTGGCTGCTGGTGGAGGGCGTGTACTTGCACAGCCTGCTGGGCTTCGCCACCATCCCTGAAAGGAGCTGCTTCCCCCTCTACCTGGGCATCGGCTGGG GTGCCCCCATGCTGTTCGTCACCCCCTGGGTGGTGGTCAAGTGTCTGTTTGAGAACATCCA GTGCTGGACCAGCAATGACAACATGGGCTTCTGGTGGATCCTGCGCTTCCCCGTCTTCCTGGCCATCCTG atcaacTTCTTCATCTTCATCCGCATCCTTCACCTCCTGGTGGCCAAGCTGCGAGCCCATCAGATGCGCTATACTGACTACAAATTCCG GCTGGCCAAATCCACGCTGACCCTCATCCCCCTGTTGGGGGTCCACGAGGTGGTGTTTGCCTTTGTGACCGACGAGCATGCCCAGGGCACCCTGCGCTCCGCCAAGCTCTTCTTCGACCTCTTCTTCAGCTCCTTCCAG GGCCTGCTGGTGGCTGTTCTCTACTGTTTCCTCAACAAGGAG GTGCAGTCGGAGTTGCTGCGGCGCTGGCACCGCTGGCGCGAGGGCAAAGCACTGCAGGAGGAGCGCCATGTCAGCAGCCACACGGCCAGGCCCACTGGTGGCCCCCCCAGTGAGAAGCTGCTGCTCTCGAGGGGCGGTGGCAGCAACAGGACTAGCCAGGACCCCTCTGCGGAGACCCACTTGGCTGGCGGCCTCCCTGGATTGGCTGAGAACCCCTTCTGA
- the GCGR gene encoding glucagon receptor isoform X1 → MPPILPRCPHLLLLLLLACQPQAPSAQVMDFLFEKWKLYGDQCLHNLSLLPPPTELVCNRTFDKYSCWPDTPPNTTANISCPWYLPWHHKVQHRLVFKRCGPDGQWVRGPRGQPWRNASQCQMDDKELEVQKEVAKMYSSFQVMYTVGYSLSLGALLLALAILLGLSKLHCTRNYIHVNLFASFVLKASSVLVIDTLLKTRYSQRIGDDLSVSIWLSDGAVAGCRVAAVFMQYGVVANYCWLLVEGVYLHSLLGFATIPERSCFPLYLGIGWGAPMLFVTPWVVVKCLFENIQCWTSNDNMGFWWILRFPVFLAILINFFIFIRILHLLVAKLRAHQMRYTDYKFRLAKSTLTLIPLLGVHEVVFAFVTDEHAQGTLRSAKLFFDLFFSSFQGLLVAVLYCFLNKEALGLARPACPPQVQSELLRRWHRWREGKALQEERHVSSHTARPTGGPPSEKLLLSRGGGSNRTSQDPSAETHLAGGLPGLAENPF, encoded by the exons ATGCCCCCCATCCTGCCACgctgcccccacctcctcctgcttctgctgCTGGCCTGCCAG CCGCAGGCCCCCTCCGCTCAGGTGATGGACTTCCTGTTTGAGAAGTGGAAGCTCTATGGCGACCAGTGTCTCCACAACCTGAGCCTTCTGCCCCCCCCAACTG AGCTGGTCTGTAATAGAACCTTTGACAAATATTCCTGCTGGCCGGACACCCCTCCCAACACCACAGCCAACATCTCCTGCCCCTGGTACCTGCCCTGGCACCACAAAG TGCAGCACCGCCTCGTCTTCAAGAGATGTGGGCCTGATGGGCAGTGGGTACGTGGGCCGCGGGGGCAGCCATGGCGAAATGCCTCCCAGTGCCAGATGGACGACAAGGAGCTTGAGGTCCAG AAGGAGGTGGCCAAGATGTACAGCAGCTTCCAGGTGATGTACACCGTGGGCTACTCCCTGTCCCTGGGGGCCCTGCTCCTAGCCCTGGCCATCCTGCTAGGCCTCAG CAAGCTGCACTGCACCCGAAACTACATCCACGTGAACCTGTTCGCGTCCTTTGTGCTCAAGGCCAGCTCTGTGCTGGTCATCGACACGCTGCTCAAGACCCGCTACAGCCAGAGGATTGGGGACGACCTCAGCGTGAGCATCTGGCTGAGTGATGGG GCAGTGGCCGGCTGCCGGGTGGCCGCGGTGTTCATGCAGTACGGCGTCGTGGCCAACTACTGCTGGCTGCTGGTGGAGGGCGTGTACTTGCACAGCCTGCTGGGCTTCGCCACCATCCCTGAAAGGAGCTGCTTCCCCCTCTACCTGGGCATCGGCTGGG GTGCCCCCATGCTGTTCGTCACCCCCTGGGTGGTGGTCAAGTGTCTGTTTGAGAACATCCA GTGCTGGACCAGCAATGACAACATGGGCTTCTGGTGGATCCTGCGCTTCCCCGTCTTCCTGGCCATCCTG atcaacTTCTTCATCTTCATCCGCATCCTTCACCTCCTGGTGGCCAAGCTGCGAGCCCATCAGATGCGCTATACTGACTACAAATTCCG GCTGGCCAAATCCACGCTGACCCTCATCCCCCTGTTGGGGGTCCACGAGGTGGTGTTTGCCTTTGTGACCGACGAGCATGCCCAGGGCACCCTGCGCTCCGCCAAGCTCTTCTTCGACCTCTTCTTCAGCTCCTTCCAG GGCCTGCTGGTGGCTGTTCTCTACTGTTTCCTCAACAAGGAG GCCCTGGGACTGGCCCGACCCGCCTGCCCACCCCAGGTGCAGTCGGAGTTGCTGCGGCGCTGGCACCGCTGGCGCGAGGGCAAAGCACTGCAGGAGGAGCGCCATGTCAGCAGCCACACGGCCAGGCCCACTGGTGGCCCCCCCAGTGAGAAGCTGCTGCTCTCGAGGGGCGGTGGCAGCAACAGGACTAGCCAGGACCCCTCTGCGGAGACCCACTTGGCTGGCGGCCTCCCTGGATTGGCTGAGAACCCCTTCTGA